In Burkholderia gladioli, a genomic segment contains:
- a CDS encoding ABC transporter transmembrane domain-containing protein — translation MPDTAPRSARLTPLLALLPFLRPYAGRWALAFLALVTSAGATLGLPVAFRYLIDRGFASGERVHIDRYFIALFVVSLILAAATALRFYWVSWLGERVTADLRRAVYDHVMRMSPQFFETTQTGEVLSRLTTDTTLIQAVVGSSLSLGLRNLLLALGGVAMLVTTSPVLSAYIIATLVVVVVPIVTFGRRVRKLSRASQDKVANASALAGEVLNAMPTVQSYTQEVHEAQRFGAAVESAFDTALTRIRARASLTAVVIVFVFAAIVFVLWLGAQAVLAGRMTAGQLSQFILYAVFTAGAVGAIAEVWGDLQRAAGATERLLQLLAARSPVEQAAETTALPARGAGIRFDAIGFSYPSRPGAATLADFTLEVRPGEHVALVGPSGAGKTTLFQLLLRFYDPQSGRILINGVPTSQVPLVDLRRAIGIVLQESVIFSGSVLDNIRYGRPDASLAEVQRAAGMAAAAGFIEQLPEGYDTFLGERGVRLSGGQRQRIAIARAILKDPPILLLDEATSALDAASERLVQTALDNAAQNRTTLVIAHRLATVQQADRIVVLDHGRIVAQGRHAELLQHSPLYAQLAALQFGATPLDGNREPPPAETAPA, via the coding sequence ATGCCGGACACTGCTCCCCGCTCCGCTCGCCTCACCCCGCTGCTGGCCCTGCTCCCCTTCCTGCGCCCTTACGCGGGACGCTGGGCGCTGGCCTTCCTGGCCCTGGTGACCTCGGCCGGTGCGACGCTGGGGCTGCCGGTGGCGTTCCGCTACCTGATCGACCGCGGCTTCGCGAGCGGCGAGCGCGTGCATATCGACCGCTACTTCATCGCGCTGTTCGTGGTCTCGCTGATCCTCGCCGCCGCCACGGCCCTGCGCTTCTACTGGGTCTCCTGGCTCGGCGAGCGCGTCACGGCCGACCTGCGCCGCGCCGTGTACGACCACGTGATGCGCATGAGCCCGCAGTTCTTCGAGACCACCCAGACCGGCGAGGTGCTGTCGCGCCTCACCACCGACACCACCCTGATCCAGGCGGTCGTGGGCAGCAGCCTCTCGCTCGGCCTGCGCAACCTGCTGCTGGCGCTCGGCGGGGTGGCGATGCTGGTCACCACCAGCCCGGTGCTGTCGGCCTACATCATCGCCACCCTGGTCGTGGTGGTGGTGCCGATCGTCACCTTCGGGCGGCGCGTGCGCAAGCTCTCGCGCGCCAGCCAGGACAAGGTGGCCAATGCCAGCGCGCTGGCCGGCGAGGTACTCAACGCGATGCCGACGGTGCAGTCCTACACGCAGGAGGTCCACGAGGCGCAACGCTTCGGCGCGGCGGTGGAGAGCGCCTTCGATACCGCGCTCACGCGGATCCGGGCACGCGCCTCGCTGACCGCCGTGGTGATCGTGTTCGTGTTCGCCGCCATCGTGTTCGTGCTGTGGCTCGGCGCGCAGGCGGTGCTGGCCGGGCGCATGACGGCCGGCCAGCTCTCGCAGTTCATCCTCTATGCCGTGTTCACGGCCGGCGCGGTGGGCGCCATCGCCGAGGTATGGGGCGACCTGCAGCGCGCCGCCGGCGCCACCGAGCGGCTGCTGCAGTTGCTGGCGGCGCGCTCGCCGGTCGAGCAGGCCGCCGAGACGACGGCGCTGCCCGCGCGCGGCGCCGGCATCCGCTTCGACGCGATCGGCTTCTCCTATCCCTCGCGGCCGGGCGCCGCCACGCTGGCCGACTTCACGCTCGAGGTGCGTCCCGGCGAGCATGTCGCGCTGGTCGGGCCGTCGGGCGCGGGCAAGACCACCCTGTTCCAGTTGCTGCTGCGCTTCTACGATCCGCAGTCGGGCCGCATCCTGATCAACGGCGTGCCGACCAGCCAGGTGCCGCTGGTCGACTTGCGCCGGGCGATCGGCATCGTGCTGCAGGAATCGGTGATCTTCTCCGGCAGCGTGCTCGACAACATCCGCTACGGCCGGCCCGACGCGAGCCTGGCCGAGGTGCAGCGCGCCGCCGGCATGGCTGCCGCCGCCGGCTTCATCGAGCAGTTGCCGGAAGGCTATGACACCTTCCTCGGCGAGCGCGGCGTGCGCCTGTCCGGCGGGCAGCGCCAGCGCATCGCGATCGCGCGCGCGATCCTCAAGGATCCGCCGATCCTGCTGCTGGACGAGGCCACCAGCGCGCTCGACGCGGCCAGCGAGCGCCTGGTCCAGACCGCGCTGGACAACGCCGCGCAGAACCGCACCACCCTGGTGATCGCGCATCGGCTCGCCACGGTCCAGCAGGCCGACCGG
- a CDS encoding TonB-dependent receptor plug domain-containing protein, with protein MTTPTPISRAVLLAFLAFASLDANAQSPTGAVDNGTLADATNTAPATGQKLSVVSVTAKRLDDARNGLLPETGSSVYRITSEDIDAMPQGADTPLNRVLLQAPGVANDSYGQLHVRGDHADLQYRINGILIPEPISGFGQALDTRIIDHVNLLTGALPAEYGYRTAGIVDIHTKSGDEFGNGGSIDVFGGSHQTLKTSADVYGTKGALSYYFTGSLGVNNLGIESPTSSSSPLHDHTRQGDAFGYLSYVLTPQTRLSLMFGTTSNQFEIPNTPGLTPNFSLAGNSGFNSANLNETQSELNNFAVVALQGTNGAALDYQVAFFTRYTRTQFNPDPIGDLLYNGVASQDFHSDVANGIQADTTYRLSDHHTLRAGLFLQQEHAQFRDNVSVFPADDDGNQTSDVPFSVADASSKTGYLYSAYLQDEWKINSRLTINYGVRYDGMDQYVTANQLSPRIGLVFKVADGTTLHAGYSRYFTPPSFELVSSSTIGRYAGTTNASAVTQNDPVQPERDDYFDLGVIQQVGSDLTLGIDGYYKKAHNLLDEGQFGSALIYTPFNYEYGRVYGLELTANYRHRNLSAYLNVALSRAMGKNVTSAQFNFDPDELAYISNHWVNLDHDQRVTISFGSAYTWHQTTFSFDGIVGSGLREGFANTGKLPWYEQVDLSVLQRMNLPWIGKVDGRVVLVNAFGDSYALRDGSGIGVFAPQYGPYRAVYAGFTKYF; from the coding sequence ATGACCACACCGACTCCGATCTCGCGTGCCGTGCTGCTCGCTTTCCTTGCATTTGCCTCTCTCGATGCCAACGCGCAGAGCCCGACCGGCGCCGTCGACAATGGCACGCTCGCGGACGCGACAAACACGGCGCCGGCCACCGGGCAGAAACTCTCCGTCGTCAGCGTGACGGCGAAGCGGCTCGACGATGCACGCAATGGCCTGCTACCGGAAACCGGCAGCAGCGTCTATCGCATCACGAGCGAGGACATCGATGCGATGCCGCAAGGCGCGGACACCCCGCTCAACCGCGTGCTGTTGCAGGCGCCGGGTGTGGCCAACGATTCGTACGGACAACTGCACGTTCGCGGCGATCATGCGGACCTGCAGTACCGTATCAATGGCATCCTGATCCCTGAGCCGATCAGTGGCTTCGGCCAGGCGCTCGACACACGCATCATCGACCACGTGAACCTGCTGACGGGCGCGCTGCCGGCTGAATACGGCTACCGCACCGCCGGCATCGTCGACATCCATACGAAATCGGGCGACGAGTTCGGCAATGGCGGATCGATCGACGTGTTCGGCGGAAGCCACCAAACGCTGAAGACCAGCGCCGACGTGTACGGCACGAAGGGCGCTCTGAGCTATTACTTCACGGGCTCGCTGGGCGTGAACAATCTCGGCATCGAATCGCCCACCTCGTCATCCAGCCCGCTTCACGACCACACGCGCCAGGGCGATGCGTTCGGTTACCTGTCCTACGTGCTCACCCCACAAACGCGCTTGAGTCTGATGTTCGGCACCACCTCGAATCAGTTCGAGATTCCGAACACGCCTGGACTGACGCCCAATTTCTCGCTGGCAGGCAACTCGGGCTTCAATTCGGCCAACCTGAACGAAACGCAGTCCGAACTGAACAACTTCGCCGTGGTGGCCCTGCAAGGCACCAACGGCGCGGCGCTCGACTATCAGGTCGCATTCTTCACGCGCTACACACGCACCCAGTTCAACCCCGACCCGATCGGCGACTTGCTCTACAACGGGGTGGCCTCCCAGGATTTTCACAGCGACGTGGCCAACGGCATTCAGGCCGACACCACCTACCGCCTGAGCGATCACCATACGCTGCGCGCGGGCCTGTTCCTGCAGCAGGAGCACGCGCAGTTCCGCGACAATGTCTCGGTGTTCCCCGCCGACGACGACGGCAATCAAACCTCCGACGTACCCTTCTCCGTTGCCGACGCGAGCAGCAAGACCGGCTACCTGTATAGCGCGTACCTGCAGGACGAGTGGAAGATCAATTCGCGCCTGACGATCAACTACGGCGTGCGATACGACGGCATGGACCAGTACGTCACCGCCAACCAGTTGAGCCCGCGCATCGGCCTGGTGTTCAAGGTCGCCGATGGCACCACGCTGCACGCCGGGTATTCTCGCTACTTCACGCCGCCCTCGTTCGAACTCGTGTCGAGCTCGACGATCGGCCGCTACGCAGGCACCACCAATGCCAGCGCCGTCACACAAAACGACCCGGTGCAGCCGGAGCGCGACGATTATTTCGATCTTGGCGTGATCCAGCAGGTGGGTTCGGACCTCACGCTCGGTATCGACGGCTACTACAAGAAGGCCCACAACCTGCTGGACGAAGGACAGTTCGGCAGCGCGCTGATCTACACGCCGTTCAACTACGAGTACGGCCGCGTGTACGGACTCGAGCTCACGGCAAACTACAGGCATCGCAACCTGTCCGCCTATCTGAACGTGGCCTTGAGCCGCGCAATGGGCAAGAACGTCACGTCGGCGCAGTTCAATTTCGATCCCGACGAACTGGCTTACATCTCGAACCATTGGGTCAACCTCGATCACGACCAGCGTGTGACGATCTCGTTCGGCAGCGCCTATACATGGCACCAGACGACCTTTTCGTTCGACGGCATTGTCGGCAGCGGCCTGCGCGAGGGCTTCGCGAACACCGGCAAGCTGCCGTGGTACGAGCAAGTGGATCTGTCGGTGTTGCAGCGCATGAACCTGCCGTGGATCGGCAAGGTGGATGGACGTGTCGTGCTGGTCAATGCGTTCGGCGATTCCTATGCGTTGCGCGACGGGTCGGGCATCGGGGTCTTCGCGCCGCAGTACGGCCCGTACCGTGCCGTCTACGCAGGCTTCACCAAGTACTTCTGA
- the sixA gene encoding phosphohistidine phosphatase SixA, translating into MHLILWRHAEAEDYAASDLARQLTARGRRDAQAVAKWLKLRLESSAVILASPAVRTVQTVEALTDQYRTVRELAPGGGVAEVLAAAGWPEGIASTVVVVGHQPTLGAVAARLLAGSDDSWSLKKGGLIWLQSRSREGGQASLRAALSPELV; encoded by the coding sequence ATGCACCTGATTCTGTGGCGTCATGCCGAAGCCGAGGACTACGCCGCCAGCGACCTGGCACGCCAGCTCACCGCGCGCGGGCGCCGCGACGCGCAGGCGGTCGCGAAATGGCTCAAGCTGCGGCTCGAGAGCAGCGCGGTGATTCTGGCGAGCCCGGCCGTGCGCACCGTGCAGACGGTCGAGGCGCTGACCGACCAGTACCGCACCGTGCGCGAGCTGGCGCCGGGCGGCGGCGTGGCCGAGGTGCTGGCCGCCGCCGGCTGGCCCGAGGGCATCGCGTCCACGGTGGTGGTGGTCGGCCACCAGCCGACGCTCGGCGCGGTCGCCGCGCGCCTGCTGGCCGGCAGCGACGACAGCTGGTCGCTGAAAAAGGGCGGCCTGATCTGGCTGCAGAGCCGTTCACGCGAGGGCGGTCAGGCCAGCCTGCGTGCCGCGCTATCGCCCGAGCTGGTCTGA
- a CDS encoding GNAT family N-acetyltransferase: MRDLPTPTLPFASLPLDQSRRRLPRAAETVTSEFRLRAAWARTEDELREAQRLRYSVFADEMGAAVSGPAGLDVDPFDAYCDHLLVRDLDTLKVVGTYRVLPPHQAARIGRLYAEGEFDLSRLAHLRSKMVEVGRSCVHRDYRSGAVIMALWGGLGTYMMQNGYETMLGCASVSMADGGHYAANLYQSLGGSLTAPEYHAFAHTPLPVDELQTGTKVAPPPLIKGYLRLGAKICGAPAWDPDFNCADFLTLFRLSDINARYARHFLA; encoded by the coding sequence ATGCGAGATCTGCCGACGCCTACGCTCCCATTTGCTTCGCTCCCGCTTGACCAGTCGCGTCGCCGTTTGCCGCGCGCGGCCGAAACGGTCACCTCCGAATTCCGCCTGCGCGCGGCCTGGGCGCGTACCGAGGACGAACTGCGCGAGGCGCAGCGCCTGCGCTACAGCGTGTTCGCCGACGAGATGGGCGCCGCGGTCAGCGGCCCGGCCGGTCTCGACGTCGATCCCTTCGATGCCTACTGCGACCACCTGCTGGTGCGCGATCTGGACACGCTGAAGGTGGTGGGCACCTATCGCGTGCTGCCGCCGCACCAGGCGGCTCGCATCGGTCGCCTCTACGCCGAAGGCGAATTCGACCTGTCGCGCCTGGCGCACCTGCGCTCGAAGATGGTCGAGGTGGGTCGCTCCTGCGTGCATCGCGACTACCGCAGCGGCGCCGTGATCATGGCGCTCTGGGGCGGCCTGGGTACCTACATGATGCAGAATGGCTACGAGACCATGCTCGGCTGCGCGAGCGTGTCGATGGCCGACGGCGGCCACTACGCGGCCAACCTCTACCAGTCGCTCGGCGGTTCGCTGACGGCGCCCGAGTACCACGCCTTTGCGCACACGCCGCTGCCGGTGGACGAGCTGCAGACCGGCACCAAGGTCGCGCCGCCGCCGCTGATCAAGGGTTATCTGCGCCTGGGCGCGAAGATCTGCGGCGCGCCGGCCTGGGATCCCGACTTCAACTGCGCCGATTTCCTGACGCTGTTCCGCCTGTCGGACATCAACGCGCGCTACGCCCGCCACTTCCTGGCCTGA
- a CDS encoding MATE family efflux transporter translates to MPASPPSPSPTAASYAGAVPERPPISHRSVLGLAVPIVLANLTQPILGAVDTAVAGHLDGPQVLGGVALGSVFFGFVYWGFGFLRMGTTGLVAQAFGAGDPAGVRLNLLRALALAAALGLAVLALQGPLSSIGLGLLGGSEAVRANARAYVAARIWAAPFALANYAILGYLLGLQRVRLGLLLQALINLVNIAAVMLYVYRLDGGVAGIGAATATADLAGFVFGAALLAWRRTRGLGLPSRAEFFERAALKRLVALNRDIFVRTLCLLSAFGWFAHLGARLGDATLAANALLLNFQTFMAYALDGFAHAAEALVGAAAGARDRASFRAAVRVTLQWAIGCALAFSLAYALGGGWIVAQLTDQPAVREIAGHFLPWAAVMPLISVWGFLLDGVFIGATETRTLMVAMAISFAVFVAATFALAGPLGNHGLWLALSIFMIARGVTLSLRMPALARRIGG, encoded by the coding sequence ATGCCCGCCTCCCCTCCTTCCCCCTCGCCCACTGCTGCCTCGTACGCCGGCGCCGTGCCTGAGCGGCCGCCGATCAGCCATCGCAGCGTGCTCGGCCTGGCGGTGCCGATCGTGCTCGCCAACCTGACCCAGCCGATCCTCGGCGCGGTCGACACGGCCGTGGCCGGCCATCTCGACGGCCCGCAGGTGCTGGGCGGCGTCGCGCTGGGCAGCGTGTTCTTCGGCTTCGTCTACTGGGGTTTCGGCTTCCTGAGGATGGGCACCACCGGGCTGGTGGCGCAGGCCTTCGGCGCGGGCGACCCGGCCGGCGTGCGGCTCAACCTGCTGCGCGCGCTGGCGCTCGCGGCCGCGCTCGGCCTGGCCGTGCTCGCGCTGCAGGGGCCGCTGAGCTCGATCGGGCTCGGCCTGCTGGGCGGCAGCGAAGCGGTCCGGGCCAATGCGCGGGCCTATGTGGCGGCCCGCATCTGGGCCGCGCCGTTCGCGCTCGCCAACTACGCGATCCTCGGCTACCTGCTCGGCCTGCAGCGCGTGCGGCTGGGCCTGCTGCTGCAGGCCCTCATCAACCTGGTGAACATCGCCGCGGTGATGCTCTATGTCTATCGACTCGACGGCGGTGTCGCCGGGATCGGCGCGGCCACCGCCACCGCCGACCTGGCCGGCTTCGTGTTCGGCGCCGCGCTGCTGGCCTGGCGCCGCACGCGCGGGCTGGGACTGCCGAGCCGCGCCGAATTCTTCGAGCGCGCGGCCCTGAAGCGGCTGGTGGCACTCAACCGCGATATCTTTGTGCGCACGCTGTGCCTGCTGTCGGCCTTCGGCTGGTTTGCCCATCTCGGCGCGCGGCTGGGCGACGCGACGCTGGCCGCGAACGCGCTGCTGCTCAATTTCCAAACCTTCATGGCCTATGCGCTGGACGGCTTCGCGCACGCGGCCGAGGCGCTGGTGGGCGCGGCGGCCGGCGCGCGCGACCGCGCCAGCTTCCGGGCCGCGGTGCGCGTGACGCTGCAATGGGCGATCGGCTGCGCGCTGGCCTTCTCGCTGGCCTATGCGCTGGGCGGCGGCTGGATCGTCGCGCAACTGACCGACCAGCCGGCCGTGCGCGAGATCGCCGGCCACTTCCTGCCCTGGGCGGCCGTGATGCCGCTGATCTCGGTGTGGGGCTTCCTGCTGGACGGCGTGTTCATCGGCGCCACCGAAACGCGCACGCTGATGGTGGCGATGGCGATCTCGTTCGCGGTGTTCGTCGCCGCCACCTTCGCGCTGGCCGGCCCGCTCGGCAACCACGGCCTGTGGCTGGCGCTGTCGATCTTCATGATCGCGCGCGGCGTGACGCTTTCGCTGCGGATGCCGGCGCTGGCGCGTCGTATCGGCGGCTAG
- a CDS encoding DUF2288 domain-containing protein yields the protein MSSPNPSAAGAAPSALYTQLLGETAKIDWCDLERFFAQGKLLSVARDLDLVSVAEAIAADQAEQVTSWLAAGHVARMPSETAQDYASRNPELWAVVVSPWVCVQERA from the coding sequence ATGAGTTCACCGAATCCTTCCGCAGCCGGCGCAGCGCCGAGCGCGCTCTATACCCAACTGCTCGGCGAGACCGCCAAGATCGACTGGTGCGACCTCGAACGCTTCTTCGCGCAGGGCAAGCTGTTGTCGGTCGCGCGCGACCTCGACCTGGTCAGCGTGGCCGAGGCGATCGCCGCCGACCAGGCCGAGCAGGTCACCAGTTGGCTCGCCGCCGGCCACGTCGCGCGCATGCCGAGCGAGACCGCCCAGGACTACGCGAGCCGCAATCCCGAGCTGTGGGCGGTGGTGGTATCGCCCTGGGTCTGCGTGCAGGAACGCGCCTGA
- a CDS encoding acyl-CoA synthetase: protein MLPDADDYPSLLERFAWRIPERYNIGVDVCDRWADGSGRLALIDEREDGSVTHYTFDDLKAASNRLANSLARAGIGRGERIGIFIPQGPQTAIAHLAAYKAGAIAVPLFALFGADALEFRLADSGASALVTDRAGAAKIAPLRAALPALHTVYCIDSGSDDAPDGTLPFEAALAAESEHYTPVDTLAEDPAVIIYTSGTTGKPKGALHAQRVLLGHLPGVEMSQNGFPRGARVFWTPADWAWIGGLLDVLLPAWHHGVTVLARRFEKFDGEAAFALMARHGVTHAFLPPTALKLMRSAQRPPQAQALRLVSVASGGESLGAGLLDWGREMFGVTINEFYGQTECNMVLSSCSRLFAPRASAIGKAAPGHRVEIVDAAGQPVPAGVEGNIGIRAPDPVMFLGYWRNPGATRDKFAGDYLLSGDRGVADPDGFIRFVGRDDDVITSAGYRIGPGPIEDCLLKHPAVRMAAVVGVPDATRTEIVKAFVVLQPGAEAGAALVGELQQHVRTRLAAHEYPRAIAFVDSLPMTATGKIIRRALRAS from the coding sequence ATGCTGCCCGATGCCGACGATTACCCCTCCCTGCTCGAGCGCTTCGCCTGGCGCATTCCCGAGCGCTACAACATCGGCGTCGACGTCTGCGATCGCTGGGCCGACGGCAGCGGCCGCCTGGCGCTGATCGACGAACGCGAGGACGGCTCCGTCACGCACTATACGTTCGACGACTTGAAGGCGGCCTCCAATCGCCTCGCCAACAGCCTCGCGCGCGCCGGCATCGGGCGCGGCGAGCGGATCGGCATCTTCATCCCGCAGGGCCCGCAAACCGCCATCGCCCACCTGGCCGCCTACAAGGCCGGCGCGATCGCGGTGCCGCTGTTCGCGCTGTTCGGCGCCGACGCGCTCGAATTCCGCCTGGCCGACAGCGGTGCCAGCGCGCTGGTCACCGACCGCGCCGGCGCCGCCAAGATCGCGCCGCTGCGCGCGGCGCTGCCGGCGCTGCACACGGTCTACTGCATCGACAGCGGCAGCGACGACGCGCCCGACGGCACGCTGCCCTTCGAGGCGGCGCTGGCCGCCGAATCCGAGCACTACACGCCGGTCGACACGCTCGCCGAGGACCCGGCCGTGATCATCTACACCTCGGGCACCACCGGTAAGCCGAAGGGCGCGCTGCACGCGCAGCGCGTGCTGCTCGGCCACCTGCCCGGCGTGGAGATGTCGCAAAACGGCTTTCCACGCGGCGCGCGCGTGTTCTGGACGCCGGCCGACTGGGCCTGGATCGGTGGCCTGCTCGACGTGCTGCTGCCGGCCTGGCATCACGGCGTGACGGTGCTCGCGCGCCGCTTCGAGAAGTTCGACGGCGAGGCCGCCTTCGCGCTGATGGCGCGCCACGGCGTGACGCACGCCTTCCTGCCGCCGACCGCGCTGAAGCTGATGCGAAGCGCGCAGCGGCCACCGCAAGCGCAGGCGCTGCGGCTCGTCTCGGTCGCCAGCGGCGGCGAGTCGCTCGGCGCCGGCCTGCTCGACTGGGGCCGCGAGATGTTCGGCGTGACCATCAACGAGTTCTACGGCCAGACCGAGTGCAACATGGTGCTGTCCTCGTGCAGCCGGCTGTTCGCGCCGCGCGCCAGCGCGATCGGCAAGGCCGCGCCGGGCCATCGCGTCGAGATCGTCGACGCGGCGGGGCAGCCAGTGCCGGCCGGCGTGGAAGGCAATATCGGCATCCGCGCGCCCGATCCGGTGATGTTCCTCGGCTACTGGCGCAACCCCGGCGCGACTCGCGACAAGTTCGCCGGCGACTACCTGCTCAGCGGCGACCGCGGCGTCGCCGACCCTGACGGCTTCATCCGCTTCGTCGGCCGCGACGACGACGTGATCACCAGCGCCGGCTACCGGATCGGTCCCGGGCCGATCGAGGACTGCCTGCTCAAGCATCCGGCGGTGCGCATGGCGGCCGTGGTCGGCGTGCCCGATGCGACGCGCACCGAGATCGTCAAGGCCTTCGTGGTGCTGCAGCCCGGCGCCGAGGCCGGCGCGGCGCTGGTCGGCGAGTTGCAGCAGCATGTGCGCACCCGCCTGGCGGCGCACGAATACCCGCGCGCGATCGCCTTCGTCGACAGCCTGCCGATGACGGCGACCGGGAAAATCATCCGGCGCGCGCTGCGCGCGTCGTGA
- a CDS encoding peptidoglycan DD-metalloendopeptidase family protein → MLVKTTRRFVVASLVAVLAACGSAPVGPGFYRVERGDTLSKIARANRQPISNLVRWNSITNPDAIEVGQVLRVAPPGGAPIRSAGAGSSSAGSSAPPPSSGAASAAPRPNASISLIWPAAGNVVRSFDGGSSKGIDIANAAGTPVVAAAAGTVVYAGNGLRGYGNLLIIKHDADFLTAYAHNRTLLVKEGQAVTQGQKIAEMGDTDNDRVALHFELRYGGRSIDPSRYLPAR, encoded by the coding sequence ATGCTGGTCAAGACCACCCGAAGGTTCGTCGTCGCTTCCCTCGTCGCCGTGCTGGCCGCCTGCGGCTCCGCGCCGGTCGGCCCCGGTTTCTATCGCGTCGAGCGTGGCGACACGCTGTCGAAGATCGCGCGCGCGAACCGTCAGCCGATATCGAACCTGGTGCGCTGGAACTCGATCACGAACCCCGATGCGATCGAGGTCGGCCAGGTGCTGCGCGTGGCGCCCCCGGGCGGCGCGCCGATCCGCTCGGCCGGCGCCGGCTCGTCGAGCGCAGGCAGCTCGGCCCCGCCGCCGTCGAGCGGCGCGGCCAGCGCCGCGCCGCGCCCGAACGCCTCGATCTCGCTGATCTGGCCGGCGGCCGGCAACGTGGTCCGCTCGTTCGACGGCGGCAGTTCCAAGGGGATCGATATCGCGAATGCGGCCGGCACGCCGGTGGTGGCCGCGGCGGCCGGCACCGTGGTGTATGCCGGCAACGGGCTGCGCGGCTACGGCAACCTGCTGATCATCAAGCACGACGCGGACTTCCTGACCGCCTATGCCCACAATCGCACGCTGCTCGTGAAGGAAGGCCAGGCCGTCACGCAAGGCCAGAAGATCGCGGAAATGGGCGATACCGACAACGACCGCGTGGCGCTGCATTTCGAGCTGCGCTACGGCGGCCGCTCGATCGACCCGTCACGCTACCTGCCGGCGCGCTGA
- a CDS encoding aldose epimerase, translating to MPIFQQQDIIELVDGAARLRIAPQAGGRLLSWHIGDEPIIFWPEQADWSAPAKVRGGNPLLFPFLGRHRVGDTIGRWRDAAGVVRELPMHGFARDLPFAAHVDADGRGVDMTLESSEATREAYPFAFRFDARYQFVDAHTLDVELTTRNLGDAPLPSLPYYAGHHFYFALPHDERARTRIELPPTRQCHQQPDGSISAPIAGESHYTLDEARILDRFHCLEGVPSRPVQIDMAGRRRRIEIDLNRPGSIPWYAVTTWTEKPESDFYCVEPWLGLPDAIHNGLGLRMLAPGATETAALRIRVSPLG from the coding sequence ATGCCCATCTTCCAGCAGCAGGACATCATCGAACTCGTGGACGGCGCGGCGCGCCTGCGCATCGCACCCCAGGCAGGCGGGCGCCTGCTGTCCTGGCACATCGGCGACGAGCCGATCATCTTCTGGCCCGAGCAGGCCGACTGGAGCGCGCCGGCCAAGGTGCGCGGCGGCAATCCGTTGCTGTTCCCGTTTCTCGGCCGCCATCGCGTGGGCGACACGATCGGCCGCTGGCGCGACGCGGCCGGCGTGGTACGCGAGCTGCCGATGCACGGTTTCGCACGCGACCTGCCGTTCGCCGCGCACGTGGATGCCGACGGCCGCGGCGTGGACATGACGCTGGAGAGCAGCGAAGCCACGCGCGAGGCCTACCCGTTCGCGTTCCGCTTCGACGCGCGCTACCAGTTCGTCGACGCGCACACGCTCGACGTCGAGCTGACCACGCGCAATCTCGGCGATGCGCCGCTGCCCTCGCTGCCCTATTACGCGGGCCATCATTTCTACTTCGCGCTGCCGCACGACGAACGCGCTCGGACCCGTATCGAACTGCCGCCGACGCGGCAATGCCACCAGCAGCCCGATGGCTCGATCAGCGCACCGATCGCGGGCGAATCGCACTACACGCTCGACGAGGCGCGCATCCTCGATCGCTTCCATTGCCTCGAGGGCGTGCCCTCGCGCCCGGTGCAGATCGACATGGCCGGCCGCCGCCGACGCATCGAGATCGACCTGAACCGCCCCGGCTCGATCCCCTGGTACGCCGTGACAACCTGGACCGAGAAGCCCGAGTCGGACTTCTACTGCGTCGAACCCTGGCTCGGCCTGCCCGACGCGATCCACAACGGCCTGGGGCTGCGCATGCTGGCGCCCGGCGCGACCGAGACGGCCGCGCTGCGCATTCGCGTCTCGCCGCTCGGCTGA